TACATAGAGCATATATGAGACATGCTGTAAAGACAATTCTATCTACTCATGGCACGAATTCAAGGAAATATGGCTCTTCAAAATATTCTCAGGAAGCAGTAGCAACTTTTACCACAAAACACTATAGATAGGGTGATTTTGAGTATGCCAAGACGTTGTCGTGTTGTTATTAATGCTTGAGGTGGTAACACGAGGTATTGAAGAAGTTTTATGTGATTTAATACCattagataaaaattatagCCAAAAGTATGCTTCTTCTTTAGATTCTTTTGAGCagtgtatttattattgttttctcCTTTGCATTTATGGCGCAAATAATCTTTGATTTAACAACTATCTTTCCCGATGTATATATTACCAAAACGAAAACTTTCTcacttttctcttttaatgTGCCTTAACACTCCTTGTAACAGtattaattatacataaaagGTTACTATTCAACTTACTAATATGCACCCATTTTCTATTTATGGCCAATAAGTAATGATAGAGTTCTCAAGCCTGGATATACCTTgctcaaaaaaatctaaggaACAAGTCTACTTTTGGCTATAATCTTTATAAAATAACGTtaattcacataaaatttcttcgATATCTACCTCAAATAGGCCGAAATCCAAATCAAGACTCATTTGGAAATCACACATTGGCCCATTCTTCTAAATCTCATTGTTGTTAATTGTTGATGTGACCCAAGCCAAACATAAAGCCCGATTACCTTAACGCAGTGCAGGGACTATTGGGTGACGAAAGTGTAGACTAAATTCTTGTAATTGGTTTTTAGCAATTTGGTTTGAAATCAGCACCCCGTGTACCTCGTATAGGTGTCCAAATAGATCTCTAGGTATAGCTGTTCTTGTACGCCTAGTTTAAAAGACCAAAGAATGATTTGCACTGCTGTTGTAATACGTCTACGTCTTTCTGCCACGTCTTCAGTTTCTTGGTATCGTGCTCACAATCGGCTAGTAACCAACCAAGACACAGCaacaattttccttatttcctATATTATTTTGAGCAGTGTATGTAAGTTGAAAGGTTTGTTGTTGATCAatcaatatcaataatttaattctagggaaattttaaaaaaatttatatttcataaaataataaatagtaataattatataaatattattatttattttaattttattaataacaacaaaacaacgaataaatGTTTCTTATAATATCCACAACAGCCACTTCAAAacctttttattatattaataagttaactttcaattcaattataaaGTTAAGCCCAGACAGGACCATTGAACCTGTTTTtgagattattttaaaactcattAGGCAATTATTTATTCCATATTGCCAAAATATCAGTAAGCAGGTGTTTTGAGTGTTGgccaaaaattcaaaactgcCCAGCTTTAAGGAGTTTGCCAGATTTACAGATGCCACTTGGTCAAGGCAAAAATGTTGTGTTAGGAGATCGAGGTGAATATCATTTGGCAACACAAATCTAATTACTGGTATAGAAACATGcctaataatatattaatgcATATTTCGACCTTACAAGTCCGCTCGGATGGGTACCTGAGAAATGGTACCTATAAATCTTTCGTCGACTACACATTATaccaattattaaatttatagtaTAGGCGACTAATAATCTTTAAAATCCTGTTCGGTTAGGTATGCAGTCTAGATCTCCGACATATGATCTCACTTAGGCCAAAGTGTGCAATTAATCTGGGAACAGCAAACTCAGCAACGGTTTATGAAGAGATTTATAGTGCTGTGACgttaaaaacacatttaaatcaaataactGAAAGTAAATGtaacgattttgaaaaaacttttttacacgttttaTAAAGGTCTTAAGTACTGGAGTCTAGGCGTAAGCACATAGAGGCAAACTGTAGGCTTAAAGCTGGGCTAAAAAGTGGTTACCCGCTATATAGTTGATTATTGTTATATTGTCATACAATCGTTACTATTAGGATCAATATATTAACATACTCAAGGCTTTATCTAGAAGATTATTTTCATAGATTCTACCAAGAAGCTCTCTAATGATGCGCCCATATTTCAgtgtttttatggaaattatccACTTGGTAAAGTGATTTAGACTTTGATGGTATAAGTATGGAAAAACTTACCAAGAATCGCTTCTCTAGAACTCGGAAAATAAAGGCAAAGCATTGGCTTCTTTCTTAAATAATGCCAGGCCTTTCACCTAGTGGCACTCACGTCAATAataatatgtgtttttttaatgcggTACTGTGATCAAACCcattttaacataatatgATCTTTTGTTATAGGCAATAAACCTTATTTGGTGTAGTTACCAGAATAGCTTCTTCGAAATTGTCATGTATTCTATTAAAAACTGCAATGTCCAGAGTCCTAACATTACAATTGTAATGAAATTTCACCTTAGCTAAACCAAATACCAAATTCTAGGAAGAATATTTAAACTACacttttaaatgtaatttcttCCGTTTCAGTGGCGAATTTTAGAGATGAGTAGTGTAGAGCGTCAAAGACTGTTATGTGCCATATTATTCCACTTTGTAGCAGCAGTTTGCGTCGTTTGGTCCCTCTTTGTACTCATTGATAGGGCTGCGGAGGAAGTGCAAAGAGGTTTAATTGGTAAGTTTGATCTTAGAACTTGTTCGCCTTAAATTAAGGCAAAAATGGTTCATGCCCAGATCAAAACTCATTGTTTAAACAGCGGGTTTTAATCGCTTATTCAATGAAAACAATAGTTAGTGTGGTAAAATAATGTCATTTCAATGTTATCaaggcataattttttttattgtaggtAGGACATTAAAAGGCTTTCAAGGTTTTTGGAATTACATAAAAACTTTGTTCGAATAAATTgcttcatttttcttaaatttgtaTATGTTGGAATAATGTAGGAaggcaaactaacgaatttACTACTACTCAACCGCACCTTTGCCCTTTTATACCTCGACTGTCCATTTTCTCTCCCAAAGGGAAATCCCCGACATTTGGTCATTTAGTAGCGGCGCTAACAGTAacctcgttcgacagtgcttCATCTCAAGATGGCTCTGTCAGTTTGTTTCTCATTATCTTATTACTAACTCTAATGCCATAATACTAAAAACTTATGAACTACATGGCCTCcgatatataaaatattgatgttACTTCCTTTATCCGTCTTCGGTTTTTGCCGCTTCTTTTCTGTCCCCATTCTATTATTGCCATAATAactaacatttaatttaacgtAATATTGCAGCTTGGCCATTCTGGACAAAGCTTGTAGTAGTCGCTGTAGGATTCACTGGTGGTGCTGTGTTTATGTATATCCAATGTAGACAGTACTTACATCTGTTTTCAAGATGGAAAGCCCACAATAGGTAAGTACTTAACGAAGTCTCCGACTTGGATAGAACCGTTCTTTTCTCAATTTCAGAGTAATTTTAGTACAAAACGCACCGGAGAAGGTACTTCCGATACCCCCGTCGCCAAATCTCATCAGCACAAAAGAGAGTGGCCAAAATTTATTGAGCCAAGTTGTAGCGCACGCAGAGTACAGCGTTCCGTCTTGTGATACAAACTCGACCTCTCAGAACGAAGTCCAAGTTTGCTACATCTTCGAGAAGGAAAAGCTGACGAAAAGCTTAGATAGTTGCGCTTCCTCGATTCAGAAAGCAGACGTGCACGTGGAGGATTTGTGCGAGAGCCCTCAGCAGGACTCCGTCAAATCAGAGGAATACTTAAAAGTCAGAGATAACTTAATTGCGTTAGATATTGAATGTCCTTCGAATAGTAGGAAGTTTTACACGTGCAAGACTGAACCTATAGGCGGTAACACTTGTAAGTCTCTGCCGAATTTGTTGAGTTCAAGTCACGAGAATCTGCTAGTTTGAAGATGAGGTTTTTGTTTGTGATATTAtgtaattatattttactaaTTGTAACATATTTACTTgattaaatatgatttattaaggcagagatattttattaatcaaacaTTTCGAAGTTAGATTTCCAGTCTACGTGTCGTAATATGTATGCTCATATAAACATGCGAGGAGGGAGTCCCTCTGTGAATCCCAACCAACCCTTCATATTGTTCTGTATCATCACCGCCTGTTTATTCAATTGTGATGTTTGCATCAGCTCCTCGGTATATGTTTTAATGAGCACCCATTACAAAtccatgaatatttattacgCTATCTACCTCAACAATTTTAAACCCCgcgtttcgattttcggcaaccatcaactttattttttcttatgaacgccatattgaatttttacatttttgaactcGCCTTCTTTTTCAAATCACAGTGATGCACGACATGTAAGGTTCAGGTTTACAGGTTGGTtgagatataaaaaattccgTATTTGCAAAGACTGCAagtaaagaaaattgtaaGAGGTGCTCGAAGGATTTTTCCTCCACTTAAAAGCGTAGCTCTGTGCGCTTTctcaaattttgcaattatcTTAAAATGTCTCTTCTTATTTTGATCTTTAAAGTTGTGGTGGCCTTAGTGCATACGTATACTTACGTAGTGCATACTTAGTTCCCCATCATTAAAAATCTGATGGGGAAAAATCTGGTGAACGTGCCGGCCAACGCATAGGCCATTGGCTGAAATGACTAGCGGAAATTAGTTCAGGCAAGTAATCAGCCACTGCTCCTGCAATTTAGATTCAACTAGGTATACTGAGTGTCTATGCTTATAGGAGTATGTGAActaatagtatattattggACGAGCATATAATGGAGAAGCTTTTTTGCGCAACTTCGCTTCGCGTGGTTCAGGTAAGTCAAAAATCAACGTGCGGTAAAGTATCGGTTTTTACGCTCGTTAGGTAAGTAAATGGCAATTTAAGCAACATTTTAGTAATGCAATCGTTTCTCGTATTATTCACTGAGCATCCCTCGCTCTTCGCAGTTATACTTTTTGTATAACGATCCTAATTAGCAAAAACGAAACGATTTTGGTTGATAAACGCTTTTATATTTAGCGGCAGTTGCAGGCATCATAAATAGAACTTATACCTAAATGTAGAACGCTTATTTCTAGATTTGCGTAGTTTTGCTCGaaacttgatatttttttcaatagaagAATAATTAATCTCGTATACCAGTTCACTGCTTACATCGTCATAGAGATAAATCATTAGTATATCACAATAACTAAACATATAACAAACCTATGATTACTCATTAAGATGTAAAAGTTATCCTTACACATGAGCTACATGTTTGCACTTGATTGAACGTCCCAAGCTTTGTTTGTTGTTTCGATTTGTCTTGTTTCTGTGTAATTTCACTTTTGCCATCCAAGTGTTATCCTCAAGTGCAAAAACGAAGCTTTATCCAGAATTTAAACCTAAACCTATAATAGCATGCCATATAGATAAACGTTTAtctatcattttttattgtacatACCTACAGAGAAATGACTTTAATAGCCTCGAGAATCGTGCGTAAATATGAACTACAgatatggaaaataaattaaaaaattgaataagttaataattattgtaggTACATCAGTTGAGAGACCTTCGAAGAGGTGacaaacattaaattaattatcttcaTTCAATCATCTAGTATCGATATCCATTGGCTCCTCCGCCGCCACTGCCTGTACCACCAGAAGCTGGATAGCCAGCTTCACCTCCTCCTCCTCCGCCTCCAGCAGCCTCTTCAGCTGCATTTTCTTCCAAGGATTTCAATATTTCCGGCGGGATTGGAGGAGCCGTGGGCAAATGATCACCTGCAGAAGTTCATTCatcaaactttgaaaaagTACTCAAATGGCAAAGACCTTTAGGGACAAATCCATTTTCGTCTGCTGTATACTCGATCTTAATCTCTGTGCCGTCTGGAGCGGTGTAAGAAAACGACCCTATAGCAGACTGAGCTTCAGATTCGCTTCCAGCGTTCTTCAATTCTCCAGTTTCCTCGGCTTTTATCCCGTTGCTGGTTTCGTAGCTGTGAATTAGGAACATGTTAAGGGTTGGTTTGATGAGGATTGAATTTAGGTTACCTCCATTGATAGTTACCACTTCCATCGTTGTTATTCTCGTAAGAGAGGATTGTAGCTTGGGCGTCTGCAGACGCTGCAGCATTCGCACCAGCTGCACCGCCACCTCCAGAACCACCAAATGGTGGCCTAGAACCTCCATTCCCTATTCATATAAGAAATAAGTAAATCAAGGTGGGTGACTCCGAAAAGgtgtaaaatatgaataatttacTTTTGCATTCCGATTACCAAGAGATGCTACCTGAATGTAACAACTTAAGGTAAGATAGGTTTTGTTAGTTAATCGTAATAACACATCCTCCGTGTCTTCTTTGCATCTCATTTCGCAACTTTAGCACCCTGCTGGAGACATAAGCCCGGTACTCTACCACGGTACAACCTATCACGACTTGCACTGATTTACATTCGCCGACGAACTGATATGGTGATCTGGGACGTAACCGAAGAAAGGATGGTATGAAAGAGACGCGGTAAGCacttatttacatatacagtATTTGAATGAACCAGAAGTGTTAAATTTTGGTGACCCAGTAGATGCAGGATGTCCATACAGGGCATCTTGTTAGAGTTAAAGCAATGAAAGCCTAGGCCCTCGCTAATATCGAAATGAGAGAAAATAGTTCATATGCAAATGATTCTAAATTGCTTTGTTTCGGAGATATTCAGTACGTTTTTAACTCGCAATATAGGGTTCTACCTGTTAACTTTTTGACCTCATGTTTAGATTTGTTGGATTAGGTTTACAGGTACGAAACTTGTCACAAGTAAGACTTAAGGTCTTTCTATTTCACTATAATTTGCCAATAATTCtgtaaaagtttataaaagtGCTTAAAATAAGCATTCGTTTGGGGCACTGTTTAGCAACAAACGGAGGTCATTTCGAACAATAAATTGCAACACCGGAATTCATTTCTAGCACAATTTTGCCCATTATTTGCCCATCCTTCTTCTCACTCCTCCTTGAAGTAACAAGAACGTAAAAATTCGGATAGATAAGAACTCACGTTCAAAATTTCAgctcaatatctcaaaaactagaagtgatgaaagaaatatttggaaCCCATGTAGAACTTTCAATACCTTAGTTTTAGACCATAGCTCATAACATGAAGTATTTTAACCGAATTCATTCTGAGGAAACTGCCTCataatttccgagaaaaatctGTTCCTACCTCCTGACTTACCACCTCCTCCTATAGGTGGTCTTCCTCCATTACCCCCTCCTGAAGAAGAGTATGGGGGTGATATTCCAGGTCCTCCTCCTGCGCCGTTGGCTCCTGATGGAGGGAGATAATTGCTGTCCAGGCGGGCTGAAGAAGTGTACCCTAGGAGGACTGTCACTAATAGcttagaaagaaaaatttcaatttcaattaatgttATTCACGTGGATAATTTCTTATCAACCAAAGAGTTTGAGCtgaggaaaattggaaattttatagGTTTCAGAGCACGTTTTCGTCCACAAATTGCTTATCAGAGTTTTTGTTATGGAGTTGAACAATTTCTCCAAAGTTTCGAGAAGTCCTTGGCCCTTTTTAAGTCTGGGGTATTTTTATCCAGGCAATTCGACGAACAGGGCAATTTTCTTTTgggttttaatattatatatactCTAAAATCTTGGGAATTATAGTCTCATTTTCGTGTTTTCTGCAATCATCATTTCtagtttaagttttttttgcaggaaaatgGAAATGTTGTCGATTAAGATTTCAGTGTTCACAAGTTTTAATGGAGAATTCGGCTACCCGAAAATAATTGTGTACAAGTGGGTCTTAATAGCTATACAGTGTGTTTTTCATAAGAATATCCAATACAGGGATCTCGTAAATGGTAATAGATAGAGACTTGGTCCACTTTTGAAAATGCGcagaagtaaattttatgggtagtaaaataataaaaagtaatgaaaaaacaGTACTTTGcctgatttattaaatatgatgCATCAATGaatgtataataaaaagttgtcttaaaatcaattaaaaaaaattctcagggccgtatttaggaaaaaaggCGATGGTCTTTTTTGACAAACGAAATATCATAGAATAAAACGAACACACTCATATGgaagtttataaaaactgCAATGAAAAAGTGGTTtcggtttttatttatcttttcaTATAATCCCACAGATAAAAATCACACGGATTTAGGTCGGGTGATTTTGCGAGACGCTTATTAATTCATTGCGACCTACCTACCTGTtagaaaattggttatttGAAAAGACccgtactttttttttctgtttttcctACGTGAatatttcggttgtttttggaattttgaaaaaatgttacgtAAAGATTTTTGCTTAATTGTTTGGAATCTGTGTCATTTTAAAAGGGAAACCCCTGCTGAAGATATTCACCgtgtgtaatttaaatttagggaacagaaataaaagcaaaataaaatattttaaatttactaaaatttagtcaaaaatattttctatacaCACTCCTTCCATCTCCCAAGAACTTTACAATTCTAGTAAATCTGAACTCACCAGTCGTGCATTCCACATATTCAACCACCGAACTAAACGCCAATAAAACTAACACTATTTTCGCTTAAGGACAATCTTACCATTTATATACTATACCCATTTACGGAATCAATAAGCCATTCTGCCCCACTATTGTCATTTAATCATCAGAATAAAAAACAGATCGCATCTTGAAGATGCCACAAAATGTTTATGGTTTGTTCGTTGGGTTTGCATTAAGTATGTTATTACTAAATATAGAAAAGGTTGTCTTCTTTCAGCTCACATGTGGTGCAAGTAACGTATTTCTGTGACTTCAAATAAATCAGATACATCTTCTTAACAAGGGTACCTATGCGGGTCCCATGAAGAAAATCCTTTCACAAATCCACTGATGATGTCCCATTACATAATAGactttaagtaaatttttgcaaaagcATATAAGTGTGTAAGGTCTTAATTGGTACCTAGATTGAGTAACTTTGTGAGTGGATTATTggtttttcatcattttgttAGTATTCAATTGAGGACACACCAGAAGTCACAAATTGAGGACATGGCAGAAATCACCATCGGGTGATTTCTAGTATGTTCTCATCAATCACCAAATAGTCATTTTTGGTAgtcatcaataataattttccttctcAGAGGTCTATGAGAACGCAGCAAATGCGTTCTTGAAAACACTGATCATAAATACAGAACGCCATGAGCTACAaatatagtaatttttaatgaaagatgCGTCTTCATTGCACAACTCTTGCAGTTTATGGAATGCCGATGGATTTACGAGCAAAAACACTGATACCTCATCAATTATACCACCATATTCTTAATTCATTTACACATTGATGCGACTCTTACAATTCTATTACGTTTTATTGTTGAGACCTAATGGTCATCATACGTATTATAACACTCGATGAAGGCGACATTCATAAAGCCTAAAGACAATGTTATCTATCTCTACCATCAACCAGGTGCTCAGGGTTTCCTCTGCAAAGATCGCGCCCTAAACGATGGCCAGGTATTTACCTACGTCATTGCACAGTGGAAATTATAGCGAAGTGATTTCAAAACTTTCCTGTTAATCGTGTTGATAGAGTTGTGCAACAACAAGGAGGATCTGCATGGAAATGAATCGGTCTCATTGTCGTTGGTTTGTACCTTCACGATTGCACGCAAATGTGGTAGGTATAGTCTTGAACTTTGCTGACATCTATAAACATCGGGATTTATAAGTTTATTGGGTTAATTAATAAGAAATGTCTTTGAGGGAATGTTGCTCACAGCAAAAATGGACAACGGCAGGCATTGGGGTTTGGTTTAGAGCTCGCGAATGTGGGTCGTATACGCTTTCAAGCGAGCAACCCCTGACTATTGCCCAAATTCCTTCAACTCTACTGCTCGACGATTAAGCCAAAAATCAAACCGCTTTGTAGAGCATGTATGTTCATGTTCATTCATCTCAGATGTTTAATGTTGGACCGACTACAAACATTCTATGTGTTGTTGGCTGCAGAGCCGGCTTTACCAAGTTTAAAGCGCTGGCCATCACAGCCTCCCTACCCAGAAGAAAAACCACCGATCAGGAATTTGCGCCGCCCTTTCTAATCTGCAGCCCCGGGACTTCGCCCAatctccccccccccccccccccctctaAAATTCGGTACTGGTTATCTGAGAAATCAAGCGAAGTCTCTTAGAAATACATTGACCTTAATGAACACAGCCAGCATTTGAAATTCCTGTTGAGATTTCTGACGATAGCTGCAAAAAGTGTCACCCACCAGATATTCaatgttcaaaattcaatgtttaataattggagaaaaaagaaataaaaaacaaacaataggAGTCATCATGTCTGCAAACAACTAATTGgaacagtaaaaaaattcaaatattactCCTTAAGGCAAAAACGATCTGAAAACTGTTGCGAAGGAAAACTCGAGCTCAAGGCGTTACCAGTATCTTATTAACCAGGAGACGCTCAGGAATCATCTGGAGAAAATGAAGCTCTTACGGTGGGAATCGAATCCGCAGAATCTGACTGAGAAATTAAACAGATGAAATCGCACTCA
The DNA window shown above is from Euwallacea similis isolate ESF13 chromosome 2, ESF131.1, whole genome shotgun sequence and carries:
- the LOC136419313 gene encoding E3 ubiquitin-protein ligase MARCHF8, which encodes MPGQFIKVKETRAVVSREAFSDSIKKQDLSKCDTDSNYSNSMGDICRICHCEADTENPLLSPCYCSGSLKYVHQNCLRQWLAASDTRSCELCKFNFILHTKIKPLSEWRILEMSSVERQRLLCAILFHFVAAVCVVWSLFVLIDRAAEEVQRGLIAWPFWTKLVVVAVGFTGGAVFMYIQCRQYLHLFSRWKAHNRVILVQNAPEKVLPIPPSPNLISTKESGQNLLSQVVAHAEYSVPSCDTNSTSQNEVQVCYIFEKEKLTKSLDSCASSIQKADVHVEDLCESPQQDSVKSEEYLKVRDNLIALDIECPSNSRKFYTCKTEPIGGNTCKSLPNLLSSSHENLLV
- the LOC136419319 gene encoding pupal cuticle protein 20-like, whose amino-acid sequence is MWNARLLLVTVLLGYTSSARLDSNYLPPSGANGAGGGPGISPPYSSSGGGNGGRPPIGGGGKSGGNGGSRPPFGGSGGGGAAGANAAASADAQATILSYENNNDGSGNYQWSYETSNGIKAEETGELKNAGSESEAQSAIGSFSYTAPDGTEIKIEYTADENGFVPKGDHLPTAPPIPPEILKSLEENAAEEAAGGGGGGGEAGYPASGGTGSGGGGANGYRY